The genomic DNA ACCATCGCGCCGCCGCCGCCGACGCCGCTGTTCCAGGGCTCCAGCACGTTCAGCGCCATGGTCGTCGCCACGATCGCGTCCACGCAGTCGCCGCCCGCCGCCAGCACCTCTGCCCCGACCTCGGCCGCCCGCCGCGATTGCGAGGCGACGATGCCGCCCTTGGACGTGACGGCGGGCTTGCGGACGGTTTGGTTGAGGCTGAACTGATGAGGCATGATGTCGTCTTGTGTGCTGCGTTGACGTCGAGGCCCCGCATTTGGCGGAGCGCGCGGACAATGGCACATTGCAGCCAACGAGAACATCCAAAGGGAGGCGCAACATGGCTGGTGTGAAACAGGCGCGGGATGGCGCGGTCGGAATCCTGACACTCGACGAGCCCGCGAGCCTGAATGCCATGACGCCGGACCTGCTCGGCGCGCTGGCCACCTCCGTCGCTGAGATGGCGGGTGACGAAGGTATCCGCGCGCTGATCCTCACCGGCGCCGGGCGCGGATTTTGCTCAGGACAGAATTTGAAGGCCTCGGAGGCGCTCGGCGAAGACATCGCGGCCGGCGTCATGCGGTTCTACTGGCCGGCCTTCAAGGCCCTGCGCGAATGCTGCGTGCCCGTCGTCGTCGCCGTCAACGGGGTGGCCGCCGGCGGCGGCTTCAGCCTCGCCATGGCCGGCGACATCATCGTCGCGGCGCGATCGGCGAGCTTCATCCAGGTGTTCAGCCGCATCGCGCTGGTGCCCGATCTCGGCTCGACCTGGCTGCTGCCGCGACTGATCGGCAGGCAGCGTGCGCTCGAGCTGATGCTGCTGACCGAGCCGCTGACGGCCGAGCGCGCCCAGGAGATCGGCCTGGTGCGGCAGGTCGTCGATGATTCGAAGCTGATGGACGAGGCGCTGACGCTGGCGCGCCGTCTCGCCGAGGGCCCGACGCGCGCTTTGGTGGCAACACGGCTGCTGGTCGAGGAG from Bradyrhizobium sp. CCBAU 53351 includes the following:
- a CDS encoding enoyl-CoA hydratase-related protein is translated as MAGVKQARDGAVGILTLDEPASLNAMTPDLLGALATSVAEMAGDEGIRALILTGAGRGFCSGQNLKASEALGEDIAAGVMRFYWPAFKALRECCVPVVVAVNGVAAGGGFSLAMAGDIIVAARSASFIQVFSRIALVPDLGSTWLLPRLIGRQRALELMLLTEPLTAERAQEIGLVRQVVDDSKLMDEALTLARRLAEGPTRALVATRLLVEESEHATYEAQFRREIELQAVIRKSADAVEGRNAFVEKRKARFTGR